The following are encoded together in the Pleurocapsa sp. FMAR1 genome:
- the purL gene encoding phosphoribosylformylglycinamidine synthase subunit PurL — translation MSEMRSTPFSLGEIAAEGIKPEEYQEIVNRLARHPNKAELGMFGVMWSEHCCYKNSRPLLSQFPTTGKRVLVGPGENAGVVDLGNGLQLAFKIESHNHPSAVEPFQGAATGVGGILRDIFTMGARPIAILNSLRFGNLEDARTRRIFQGVVEGISHYGNCIGVPTVGGEIYFDRAYTGNPLVNAMALGLMETDEIVKSGASGIGNPVLYVGSTTGRDGMGGASFASSELTDNSLDNRPAVQVGDPFLEKSLVEACLEAFKTGAVVAAQDMGAAGLTCSTSEMADKGGVGIELDLDKIPARETGMTPYEYLLSESQERMLFVAEKGREQELIDIFHRWELQAVVAGSVIEEPVVRILYQGDIAAEVTATALADDTPIYKRELLTEPPAYAKEAAKWTADSLPGCDYQGIDVQGTYKTWNEILLQLLDTPTIASKQWVYRQYDHQVQNNTILLPGGADAAVIRIRPLDAKPEDCTIGVAATTDCNPRYVYLDPYEGTKAAVAEAARNLSCVGAEPIAVTDNLNFGSPEKPVGYWQLANACHGVADACREMSTPVTGGNVSLYNETLDSQGNPQPIYPTPVIGMVGLIPDITKICGQAWQHEGDIIYLLGNLEPTLGASEYLAAIHQTVAGKPPVVDFELERKVQAACRHGIRQKWIRSAHDLAEGGLAVALAEACIGKNLGATVTVPVSNSQRLDEVLFGEVASQIVVSVNPEMVKAWEAHLTDNFSDRWTKIGMVNQSNSDLNILTDDNLTLINVRINILSTTWKQAIETRLAF, via the coding sequence ATGTCTGAGATGAGATCTACTCCTTTTAGTCTGGGCGAAATCGCTGCCGAAGGGATTAAACCAGAAGAATACCAAGAAATTGTCAATCGCTTAGCTCGTCATCCCAACAAAGCAGAATTAGGAATGTTTGGGGTTATGTGGTCTGAACACTGCTGTTATAAAAATTCTCGACCGTTATTAAGTCAGTTTCCCACAACAGGCAAAAGAGTTTTAGTCGGACCAGGAGAAAACGCAGGAGTAGTAGATCTTGGTAATGGTTTACAGCTAGCTTTTAAAATTGAATCTCATAATCACCCTTCAGCAGTCGAGCCTTTTCAAGGTGCAGCCACAGGAGTAGGCGGAATTTTACGAGACATCTTTACGATGGGTGCGCGTCCCATTGCTATCCTCAATTCTCTGCGCTTCGGTAACTTAGAAGATGCTCGCACCAGACGTATATTTCAGGGCGTAGTCGAAGGTATATCTCACTATGGCAACTGCATCGGCGTACCAACCGTAGGCGGAGAGATCTATTTTGATCGAGCTTATACGGGCAATCCTTTAGTCAACGCCATGGCATTAGGTCTGATGGAAACTGATGAAATTGTCAAGTCTGGAGCATCAGGCATTGGTAATCCTGTATTATATGTTGGCTCAACCACTGGTCGAGACGGCATGGGAGGAGCGAGTTTTGCCAGTTCTGAACTAACTGACAATTCTCTGGATAACCGCCCTGCGGTACAGGTAGGGGATCCTTTTTTAGAAAAGTCTTTAGTCGAAGCTTGTTTAGAAGCTTTTAAAACGGGTGCGGTGGTTGCAGCACAGGATATGGGTGCAGCGGGATTAACCTGTTCGACTTCGGAGATGGCAGATAAAGGTGGTGTGGGCATTGAATTGGATTTGGATAAAATCCCTGCTAGAGAAACAGGCATGACTCCTTATGAATATTTATTGTCAGAATCTCAGGAAAGGATGCTATTTGTCGCCGAAAAAGGACGAGAACAAGAGTTAATCGATATTTTCCATCGTTGGGAGCTTCAGGCGGTGGTTGCAGGTTCGGTAATCGAAGAGCCAGTAGTCAGAATCTTATACCAAGGGGACATAGCAGCAGAAGTAACTGCTACTGCTTTAGCTGATGATACTCCTATCTACAAACGTGAATTACTAACTGAACCTCCTGCTTATGCAAAAGAAGCTGCCAAATGGACTGCTGATAGCTTACCTGGGTGCGATTATCAGGGTATAGACGTGCAGGGAACATACAAAACCTGGAATGAAATTCTACTGCAACTGCTAGATACACCCACTATCGCTTCTAAGCAATGGGTATATCGCCAATATGACCATCAGGTACAAAATAACACGATTCTTTTACCAGGCGGAGCAGACGCAGCGGTAATTAGAATTCGTCCTCTAGATGCCAAACCAGAAGACTGCACTATTGGCGTAGCTGCCACCACCGACTGCAATCCTCGCTATGTATATTTAGACCCCTATGAAGGGACAAAAGCTGCCGTGGCTGAAGCTGCCCGTAATTTAAGCTGTGTTGGTGCCGAACCGATAGCAGTTACGGACAACCTTAACTTTGGTAGTCCAGAAAAACCAGTAGGTTATTGGCAGCTAGCTAATGCCTGTCATGGTGTGGCGGATGCTTGCCGAGAAATGTCTACTCCCGTCACTGGTGGAAATGTTTCTCTTTACAATGAGACACTTGATTCTCAAGGAAATCCTCAGCCTATATATCCCACTCCCGTAATTGGTATGGTGGGTTTGATACCTGATATTACTAAAATCTGTGGGCAAGCTTGGCAACACGAAGGCGATATTATTTACTTACTCGGCAATCTTGAACCAACTTTAGGCGCATCAGAATATTTGGCTGCCATTCATCAGACGGTAGCGGGAAAACCCCCTGTAGTTGATTTTGAATTAGAGCGTAAAGTTCAAGCAGCTTGTCGTCATGGAATACGCCAAAAATGGATTCGCTCGGCTCACGATCTTGCAGAAGGTGGCTTGGCAGTTGCCTTGGCAGAAGCCTGTATCGGTAAAAACTTAGGTGCAACTGTTACTGTCCCTGTATCTAATTCCCAACGCTTAGATGAAGTGCTATTTGGCGAAGTTGCTAGCCAAATTGTGGTATCGGTTAATCCTGAGATGGTTAAGGCTTGGGAGGCACACTTAACTGATAATTTTAGCG
- a CDS encoding Tic22 family protein, translating to MSKLLVRWCTTLGIAGSAFLGSAIAGNMAALALPEAEVLQKLNPVPVFTIADEQGAPLVASGEGNDKGKVAGVFISQNDANQFVNQLKTKNPELASKVKVVPVSLGEVHKLGQSSQSQENALEFHYVPQEEAVNSAKTIGEANKQPYQGGVPLFVAKGGEDKGYLTIEKDSQQVIPFFFDKQQLEEMVAKFKQQKPDVAASVNIEVVPLEGVIQTLETSEDKMLEKIVLVPSAESIEFLQNASVQPAPSAAPAPEAVPAK from the coding sequence ATGAGCAAACTATTGGTCCGTTGGTGTACAACTTTGGGAATAGCAGGAAGTGCTTTTTTAGGTTCGGCAATAGCAGGTAATATGGCAGCACTGGCTTTACCTGAAGCGGAAGTATTACAAAAATTAAATCCTGTTCCTGTATTTACAATAGCTGATGAACAAGGTGCGCCTTTAGTCGCATCAGGTGAAGGTAACGATAAAGGTAAAGTAGCAGGGGTTTTTATTAGCCAAAATGATGCTAATCAATTTGTTAACCAGTTAAAAACAAAAAACCCAGAATTGGCAAGTAAGGTCAAAGTTGTTCCTGTCTCATTAGGAGAAGTACACAAATTAGGTCAATCTTCTCAAAGCCAAGAAAATGCTTTAGAATTTCATTACGTTCCTCAAGAGGAAGCAGTCAATTCGGCTAAAACCATTGGCGAAGCTAATAAACAGCCATATCAGGGTGGAGTGCCTTTATTTGTGGCAAAAGGTGGAGAGGACAAGGGTTATTTAACCATTGAAAAAGACTCTCAACAGGTAATTCCTTTCTTCTTCGATAAACAACAGCTAGAAGAGATGGTTGCCAAGTTTAAACAGCAAAAGCCTGATGTAGCTGCTAGCGTAAATATTGAGGTTGTTCCCTTGGAAGGGGTGATTCAAACTTTAGAAACTAGTGAAGACAAAATGTTAGAGAAAATTGTTTTAGTTCCTTCTGCTGAATCAATTGAGTTTCTCCAAAATGCATCTGTGCAACCCGCACCTAGCGCAGCACCCGCTCCTGAGGCAGTACCCGCAAAATAA
- the prmC gene encoding peptide chain release factor N(5)-glutamine methyltransferase has translation MNLIAGEKLYYWYQQAKEAAIACNIDQSEVDWLLQTLTSLSGISLRLGSWQNLPEIKSTKSLSELKQLWQQRLQENLPVQYLAETVFWRRFQLKVTPAVLIPRPETELIIDLAVEAAKSNKHFLATHWVDLGTGSGAIALGLADIFPQATIHAVDLSQDALNIAQENANNLKLANINFYHGSWWSPLEFLKGKVRGMVSNPPYIPTGQLSQLQIEVAKHEPRLALDGGGDGLDDIRHLITTAPEYLVSGGVWLIEIMLGQSDLVVELLEQQREYYDIKISSDLNGIERFVLAYRR, from the coding sequence TTGAACCTTATTGCTGGCGAAAAATTATATTATTGGTATCAACAGGCAAAAGAAGCTGCGATCGCCTGTAATATTGACCAAAGTGAGGTTGATTGGCTATTACAAACACTTACTAGTTTAAGCGGTATTTCTCTACGCTTAGGTTCTTGGCAAAATCTACCAGAAATTAAAAGCACTAAATCTTTATCAGAGCTAAAGCAGCTTTGGCAGCAGCGTCTTCAAGAAAATCTACCAGTTCAATATCTGGCGGAAACTGTTTTTTGGAGACGTTTTCAATTAAAAGTTACCCCTGCCGTTTTGATTCCTCGCCCTGAAACTGAATTGATTATCGATCTTGCTGTTGAAGCAGCCAAATCAAATAAGCATTTTTTGGCAACACATTGGGTAGATTTGGGGACAGGTAGCGGTGCGATCGCCTTGGGACTAGCAGATATTTTTCCCCAAGCAACTATTCATGCTGTGGATTTAAGCCAGGATGCTTTAAATATCGCTCAGGAGAATGCAAATAATTTAAAGTTAGCAAATATTAATTTTTATCATGGTAGCTGGTGGAGTCCTTTGGAGTTTCTCAAAGGTAAAGTTAGAGGAATGGTTTCTAACCCGCCTTATATTCCGACAGGTCAATTGTCTCAATTACAAATAGAAGTTGCTAAACACGAGCCTCGCTTGGCTCTCGACGGCGGTGGAGATGGTTTGGATGATATTCGTCATTTAATTACAACTGCTCCCGAATATTTGGTTTCTGGGGGGGTTTGGTTAATTGAAATTATGCTTGGTCAGTCGGATCTAGTTGTTGAACTTCTTGAACAACAGAGAGAATATTATGATATTAAAATATCTTCCGATCTTAATGGCATTGAGCGTTTTGTCTTGGCATATCGACGGTGA
- a CDS encoding L-threonylcarbamoyladenylate synthase: MVKVSQTELIQGAIAGRAVSFPTDTVPALASKPEQAKLIFQLKQRPDSKPLILMGASIAELLSYTVYTSEELAVWRKLIDQYLPGALTLILPASPKVPAVINPTNSNTVGIRIPKHPVALEILKETGVLATSSANLSGNDALTTMEAINQEFPAVLVLEGADLSSKTKIASGLPSTIVCWQNQKWQILRQGSVTIKSLN, encoded by the coding sequence ATGGTTAAGGTTTCTCAAACGGAATTAATTCAAGGAGCGATCGCGGGTAGAGCCGTTAGTTTTCCTACGGATACAGTACCTGCATTAGCAAGCAAGCCAGAGCAAGCCAAGCTTATTTTTCAACTCAAGCAACGTCCTGATTCTAAACCGTTAATTTTGATGGGAGCATCGATCGCTGAGTTATTGAGCTATACGGTTTATACTTCTGAGGAGTTAGCAGTTTGGCGAAAGTTAATCGATCAATATTTGCCTGGAGCGTTAACTCTGATTTTGCCCGCCTCACCTAAAGTACCTGCGGTAATTAACCCAACCAATTCTAATACAGTTGGGATTCGGATTCCTAAGCATCCTGTAGCTCTAGAAATACTAAAAGAAACTGGTGTTTTGGCTACCAGTAGTGCTAATCTTTCTGGAAATGATGCTTTGACTACAATGGAAGCTATAAATCAGGAGTTTCCTGCTGTTTTGGTTTTAGAAGGTGCTGATTTAAGCTCAAAAACCAAAATAGCTAGTGGACTTCCTTCAACAATTGTTTGCTGGCAGAATCAAAAATGGCAGATTTTACGTCAAGGAAGCGTGACTATTAAATCCTTGAATTAA
- a CDS encoding sensor histidine kinase, which produces MNEIDELKEELKQAQLAYQMAAQMSQFKAGFLARTSHELRSPLSSMIGLHQLILSDLCESPEEQKEFIAQAYQSALKLLKLIDEIVAVSKTEYGSNQLNLESLQLAEIFSEIKRLTHLQAANYNLKLEIVAPDPTITVYADRDRLIQLIFNLIDSGIAFMNTGRIKVSTTKVTSETVTVEIDLECPITLWQEQKGIEANFDSSNLTEIRQFLQEISLSANMKLLLSQTLLETMGGSLKLLDLSEQNKQQPLTRIVLTCKKS; this is translated from the coding sequence ATGAACGAAATTGATGAGCTAAAGGAAGAACTTAAACAGGCGCAGCTTGCTTATCAAATGGCAGCACAAATGAGCCAATTTAAGGCGGGTTTTTTAGCTCGAACTTCCCATGAATTGCGATCGCCTCTAAGCAGCATGATTGGGTTACATCAGTTGATTCTCTCAGATCTTTGCGAAAGCCCAGAAGAACAAAAAGAATTTATTGCTCAAGCCTATCAATCTGCACTAAAGTTACTCAAGCTAATCGATGAAATTGTAGCTGTATCCAAAACCGAATATGGCAGCAATCAATTAAACTTAGAATCTTTGCAGCTAGCAGAAATATTTAGCGAAATTAAGCGTTTAACTCATCTTCAAGCAGCTAACTACAATTTAAAATTAGAAATTGTTGCTCCCGATCCTACTATTACAGTATATGCAGATCGCGATCGCCTGATTCAATTAATTTTTAACTTGATTGATAGTGGCATTGCTTTTATGAACACAGGGAGAATTAAAGTTTCAACAACCAAGGTTACATCTGAGACGGTTACTGTTGAAATAGATCTAGAATGTCCGATTACTTTATGGCAAGAACAAAAAGGTATTGAAGCAAATTTTGATAGCAGCAACTTAACAGAAATACGACAGTTTCTGCAAGAGATTAGCTTATCTGCCAACATGAAGCTGTTGCTATCTCAAACATTATTAGAAACTATGGGGGGAAGTTTAAAATTGCTAGATCTTTCTGAGCAAAATAAGCAACAGCCATTAACTCGTATAGTTTTAACCTGCAAAAAAAGTTAG
- the folB gene encoding dihydroneopterin aldolase, translated as MDSIQVNGIRAYGYVGYLPEERVLGQWFEVDLTLWVDLATAGHSDDIKDTVDYREAIAMVKSQITTAKFDLVEKLISAIADKLLSLEKVNQVRVKLSKPAAPIPDFGGKITLDVTRSLT; from the coding sequence ATGGATTCAATTCAAGTAAATGGTATTCGTGCCTATGGTTATGTAGGTTATTTACCCGAAGAAAGAGTTTTAGGACAGTGGTTTGAGGTGGATTTAACTCTCTGGGTAGATTTAGCCACCGCAGGTCACAGCGACGATATTAAAGATACTGTGGACTATCGAGAAGCGATCGCCATGGTCAAGTCGCAAATTACCACTGCTAAGTTTGATCTAGTTGAAAAGTTAATTAGTGCGATCGCCGATAAACTATTAAGCTTAGAGAAAGTCAATCAGGTTCGCGTCAAACTCTCTAAACCCGCAGCACCAATTCCTGATTTTGGTGGCAAGATAACTTTAGATGTCACTCGAAGTTTAACTTAA
- the recF gene encoding DNA replication/repair protein RecF (All proteins in this family for which functions are known are DNA-binding proteins that assist the filamentation of RecA onto DNA for the initiation of recombination or recombinational repair.), translating into MFLRRLHLRSFRNYVDRQIEFTARKTILVGNNAQGKSNLLEAVELLASLKSHRTIRDREFVLDTATAGQIEATLERAYGTSELSIIFRKQGKRTVALNRESLRRQLDFLGVLNAVQFSSLDLDLVRGAPDTRRNWIDGLLIQLEPIYASILQEYNQILRQRNALLKKMRAIRQDESTGFIDAYEPQLRLWDKQLAAAGSRIARRRARVIARLAPLAQSWHQRISGETERLEINYLPNVEWTEDEPIRVQQAFLAKIELRRVAEQFQGKTVVGTHRDEIDFIINQTPARYYGSQGQQRTLVLALKLAELKLIEEVIGEPPLLLLDDVLAELDPNRQKQLLAAIGDRFQTMITTTHIDSFNYDWIKGSQILSVEAGKISEVLLN; encoded by the coding sequence ATGTTTTTAAGAAGACTGCATCTGCGCTCATTTCGGAATTATGTTGATCGCCAGATAGAATTTACCGCCAGAAAAACTATTTTAGTTGGCAATAATGCCCAGGGAAAATCCAATTTATTAGAAGCAGTAGAATTACTCGCCAGTCTTAAGAGTCATCGTACCATTCGCGATCGCGAATTTGTTTTAGATACTGCCACTGCTGGGCAAATTGAAGCTACTCTAGAACGTGCTTATGGAACTAGTGAACTAAGCATTATTTTTCGCAAACAAGGGAAACGAACTGTTGCTCTAAATAGAGAATCTTTGCGTCGTCAGTTAGATTTTCTGGGTGTACTTAATGCAGTACAGTTTTCTAGCCTAGATTTGGATTTAGTTAGAGGTGCGCCAGATACTCGCCGTAACTGGATTGATGGCTTATTGATTCAACTTGAACCAATATATGCCAGTATTTTACAAGAGTATAACCAGATATTACGACAGCGTAACGCTCTGCTCAAAAAAATGCGTGCCATTAGACAAGATGAGTCAACAGGATTTATTGATGCTTATGAACCTCAACTTAGATTATGGGATAAACAGTTAGCAGCAGCAGGCTCTAGAATTGCTCGTAGACGCGCTAGGGTGATCGCCAGACTAGCACCTCTTGCTCAATCTTGGCATCAACGCATCAGTGGGGAAACTGAACGCTTAGAGATCAACTATCTTCCTAATGTGGAATGGACAGAAGATGAACCTATAAGAGTACAACAGGCTTTTTTAGCTAAAATTGAGCTACGTCGTGTTGCAGAGCAGTTTCAAGGCAAGACGGTTGTAGGCACACACCGCGATGAAATAGATTTTATTATTAATCAGACACCTGCTCGCTATTATGGTTCTCAAGGACAGCAACGTACTCTCGTATTGGCTTTGAAATTAGCAGAATTAAAGCTAATTGAAGAAGTCATTGGTGAACCACCTTTGTTGCTTTTGGATGATGTCTTAGCCGAACTCGATCCTAATCGTCAAAAGCAACTTTTAGCAGCAATTGGCGATCGCTTTCAAACCATGATTACCACTACCCATATTGATAGCTTTAATTATGATTGGATAAAAGGCTCCCAAATCTTATCTGTCGAAGCAGGAAAAATAAGTGAGGTTTTGCTGAATTAA
- the hemJ gene encoding protoporphyrinogen oxidase HemJ produces the protein MAYYWFKAFHLIGVVVWFAGLFYLVRLFVYHAEAEQESEPARSILTKQYELMEKRLYGIITTPGMIVTVVMAIGLISTEPEILKSTWLHIKLTFVLLLIGYHFFCKRIMKQLAAGECQWSGQQFRALNEAPTILLVLIVLLAVFKNNLPLDLTTWLIAGLVLAMVASIQLYAKKRRQDKEKLAQAEQPEVALKG, from the coding sequence ATGGCTTATTACTGGTTTAAAGCATTTCACCTAATTGGTGTAGTGGTGTGGTTTGCAGGCTTATTTTATCTGGTGCGACTGTTTGTTTATCACGCAGAAGCAGAGCAAGAAAGCGAACCTGCTCGTAGCATTCTTACCAAACAGTACGAGCTAATGGAAAAGCGTCTTTACGGCATCATTACCACCCCAGGAATGATTGTAACTGTAGTCATGGCGATCGGCTTAATTTCTACTGAACCAGAAATCCTTAAATCTACTTGGCTGCATATTAAATTAACTTTTGTGCTTTTGCTGATTGGCTATCATTTTTTCTGCAAGCGGATAATGAAGCAATTGGCTGCTGGAGAATGTCAATGGTCAGGACAACAGTTTAGAGCTTTAAATGAAGCACCGACAATACTTTTAGTTTTAATCGTTCTTTTGGCAGTATTTAAAAATAATTTGCCTTTAGATTTGACTACTTGGCTAATAGCAGGTTTGGTATTGGCTATGGTGGCGAGTATCCAGCTTTATGCTAAAAAACGTCGTCAAGATAAAGAAAAGTTAGCTCAAGCAGAGCAACCAGAGGTGGCTTTAAAAGGATAA
- the psaK gene encoding photosystem I reaction center subunit PsaK: MTYLTLLAATVPNTVSWSPKVAIVMIVCNIAAIAFGRFTIKNKSVGPALPSPALFGGMGLPALLGATSFGHVLGAGVILGLANAGAL; this comes from the coding sequence TTGACTTATTTAACATTATTAGCAGCAACAGTACCTAACACCGTATCCTGGAGTCCTAAAGTGGCTATTGTGATGATTGTTTGTAATATAGCTGCGATCGCCTTTGGTAGATTTACCATCAAAAATAAAAGTGTTGGGCCAGCCTTGCCTTCTCCAGCCTTATTTGGCGGCATGGGACTACCTGCACTCTTAGGTGCTACTAGTTTTGGTCATGTTTTAGGCGCAGGGGTAATTTTAGGCTTGGCTAATGCCGGCGCACTTTAA